One Acidobacteriota bacterium genomic window, TCACCGATATCAAGCACGTCCTGTCGGTCAATCCGCTGCGACCGGCCTATGACACCTCGCCGCGGCCGGCGACCCCGGCGGGCTCGGTCGAGGCGCTGCGCTGGCTGCCCTACGAGGCCGGTCTGCGGGAGATCGGACATCGCCCGGAAGACGGCTTCAGCTTCGACAACGAGGGCCCCCGGCACCGCTACTTCCTGGAGCCCTTCGAGCTCGCCGACCGGCTGGTGACCCAGGGCGAGTTCCTCGAGTTTCTGACCGACGGCGGCTACCGGCGCGGCGACCTCTGGCTCTCGGAGGGTTGGGCCCAGGTGCAAGAAGCGGGCTGGAAGGCCCCCTTTTACTGGCAGGAGCGAGACGGCGAGTGGCAGGTCTTCACCCTCCACGGCCTGCGGCCGCTCGAGCCTTCTCTACCGCTCGCCCACATCAGCTACTTCGAAGCCGATGCCTACGCCCGCTGGGCCGGCGCCCGGCTGCCCAGCGAGTTCGAGTGGGAAGCGGCCGCCGCCACCCTGCCGAGGAGCGGCAACTTCGTCGAGTCGCGAGCCCTCCACCCCCTACCCGCCGCCGACGACGGGATCGCCGGCCCGCGGCAGATGTTCGGCGACGTCTGGGAGTGGACCGCCAGCCAATACTCGCCCTATCCCGGCTATCGCCCCCTGGACGGCACCCTCGGCGAGTACAACGGCAAGTTCATGAGCAACAAGTTCGTCTTGCGCGGTGGCTCCTGCGTCACCCCCGGCAATCACATCCGCGCCACCTATCGCAACTTCTTCCCGGCCGATACCTGCTGGCAGTTCAGCGGCCTGCGTCTAGCCCGTTAGACGGCTGCCGAACAAGTCGCGTTTGCGACTTCTTCGGCGGCCGCTGTCTGTCTCGAGAGGGGCTACGCGCCCCTCATCCGGCCCAAGAAGCGTGGTTCTTGGGCCTCCTCTCCCGTCGCGGCGGCTGCGCCGCCGCCTCGGGCTTCGCCCTCGGGTGCCGAGTGCTCGATTAGCACACGGCGGCTCTTGGAACCGACTGTCGCCGGCCCTGAGGCGACCGCCCGGGCGCACGCGCGGATCGTCGTCGCGGCCGAACAGGCTTCAGCCCATCCAGGCCGGCCCCGTCCTCGGCGGCCGCTAGCCTTGCCCTGACCTCGGCGCAGAGAAATTCGGTAACGCTCGCCGAGCTTCGCCCTCTCATCTTCCGAAACCCGAGCTCGGCCGCGCGGCCCACCCCTCTCACCGGCTCCCGAGGGGCGTGGGCCCGCGGCCGTTCCCCCGACCCGTCGCTGCCGGGAAGCGAGCCCTCCGGGGCTCCCCCGGCCGGAGGAATGAGATGGTCTCGATCATTCGTTGCGTTGCCAGCCATCCTGCGAGCAGTCCCGCCTGGGCCAGCCCGCGGGCTACCGCCGTCGCCCTGGCGCTCCTTCTCGCCGCCCCTTTCATCTCGCCCGTCCAGGCCTGTGAGCCAACGCCATCGCCGCCCGTCTGCGGCAAGACCCTGATCCTCGCCAAAGCGGCTCGCGAGGTCGTGCTGCTGCCCGCCGGCGGCACCTTCGACATCGACTCCCTGGTCTACTTCGGGATCGGCGACTTCCCGGCCGGCTCCGGCCTCTGTCCGCCGGGCCCGTACACCGTCGACATCACCTACACCGCCACCTGCACGCCCGCCGGCGACGGCGGCGGCAGCGTGGTCGCCGCGACCCTCTCCGAAGGTTTCAACGAGATCACCGTGCCGATCACCCTGCCGGCGGGACCGCCGCGCATCTGCACTCTCGCCGGTACCGCCACCGTCACCCTCGCCGACGGCATGATCCTGGAGGCCAGGTCCGGCGGCTCGGCGGTCTGCGTCGGAGATCCGGCACCGGGCAACCCGGCGGTGCCTCGCCTCGACTTCGAGCTCCTCGACCCCAGCCCGATCAGCCTGGTGCAGCCTGGCGATCAAGGGACCCATCTCTATCGCATCACCAACAACGATCCGACCGAGACCTTCACCGGCATTCTCACCGTCGACCTGCAAAACACCTCACGCCTGCCCGCCGCCAGCGGTCCGATGCCTCCGGGAACCGGTCCCTTCTCGATCTCCGATCCGGGCCTGGGCGACAACTTCCCGATCGGCTTCGAGGAACACCTCTTCCAGGGCTGCCTGCCGCAGCCGCCGGACCCGCGGGGCATGGTCATCTCGCAGGTCGATCGCAACATCCTCCTGCCGCCAGGCGCTTCCTTCGAGTTCGACCTCTTCGTGCGACCCTGGAGCATGTGCGGTCACGGCTCCTGTGCCGAAGGCAGCCTGATCGTCGATGGCGCCTTCTCGGGCCTCGATCCGGCGGTGGCCTGCGCCGGCCTGATCAACGCCGTCGACATCGCGTCGCCCCCGCAGTTCCTCTGGCCCGACGCCGGCTCGGCGCTGGCCTTCCTGCCGCCGCTCGATCCGCTCCAGGGGGTGATGACCTTCGAAGGCGTGCCGCTGCCCGGACCGCCCCTCGCCCTCGATTGGGTCATGATTCCTCCTCAGCTCGAGGTCGGCGGCGATCCCCTACCCCAGGGCACCAATGTCCAGCTGTTCTCGGACACCTTGATGCCCGGCGCCGGCCGCAACCGCGTCTTGATCGAAAACCCCGGCGGCCTGATGCCCATCGACTCGACCCTCGATGCCTTCTTCAACATGCAGTTCCCGCCCCTCCAAGGGCAGCCGCAGGTGATTTCTCAGGTGGTCGATTTCACTCCCCACGGTGGACCCACGGGTTTCGAGCAGATCGCTCCCACGGCGGGATTGCTGATCGGCCTCGAGACGCCGTCGATCGATCCCTTCTTCACCCTCAGCGCTCAGTTCTCGGGCATCGCCATCGACAACCTGGGGCAGCGCCACGACCTGCTTCTGCCACCCCCCGTGGGCCAGCCCCTCGGGGTCAACGGTCTCGACCTCCATCTGCAGGCTCTCGTTCAGTCGCCGCGCCGCAGCCTCGGAGGCGCCACCACCATCATGTCCATCGAGCTCTACACCGACCTGCGGGGCTTCGCCTCACCGCAACCGGAGAGCGGCCTCCTGTTCCGCGACAAGTTCGAAGACGGCGACACCGACCGCTGGTCGGCGACGGTGCAGTAGAGCGATGCCGGACCTGGCCGAGCTCGCGCGCCGGCGACCGGCCGTCGAAGGAAACGCCGGAGGTCGCTGCTAGCATGCCGACGTGGCCGACGAGAAGGACCTCCTGCGCCGAGTCGTGGCCCGTGAAGCGGGCGCCGAGGAAGAGTTCGTGGAGCGCTATCGCGACCTCGTCCTCGGCCTCGCCCATGGCCGCCTCGGCCTGCCGCGGGAAGCCGCCGAGGAGCTTCTCCAGGAGACCATGATGCGGCTCTGGGAGAAGGACCATCGGGCGCTGCGAGCCTGGCGTGGTCAGGGCAAGCTGTCGACCTACCTGACGGTCATCACCCTGCGCCTGGCCCGCGAGCGGGCCGTCGGCGGCATGGAACCGCGGCGGGCCGAAGGGCCGCCACCGCGGCCGCTGCCGACGCCCGGCGAATCGGTGGAAGCCCAGGAACGTTGGCAGTCGGTGCGCCGAGCCTTTGCCGGCGGAACGCCCCGCGACCGCCTGGTGCTCGCTCTGCGCTTTCTCGACGAACGCTCACCGAGCGAGATCGCCCAACTCCTCGGCACCCGTCCCGGCGCCGCCCGCAAGGCCATTCACGATGCCCTCCGCCGCCTTAGGCAGCGCTTGCGGCAGGGCCGGCCGGACCTCTTTCGCAAGCAGCCTTCGGCCTCCCCTTGGCTCAAGGGGCGTGAACCATGAACGACTCCCGACCCCCGATTCCACCGTCCTGGCCGGCGGCCTGGCGGGAGACCCCGAGCCGCGGCGACCATCTCGACGACGTCACCATGGCCGAGCTCCTCGATGGCGTCCTGGGCGACCAAGACCGCCAGCGGGCGGAGGAACATCTCGCCCACTGCCCGACCTGCCGCTCGCTGGCCAACCAGGCATCGGAGGCCCTCGCCGTCGATCCAGTGGCGACGGCGCCTGCGGGCTCGCCGTTGCGGCGGCGCTGGCTGCCCCTGGCGGCGGGCCTCGCCTTGATCGCCGTAGGCTCGGGGTGGTTCCTGCTCCAACCTGACGCCGGCCCGACGATCGCCGACAACCCAGCGCCGGCGACAGCCTTCGGCGACGCCACGGCAGCCCTCGTCGAACGCGCCCTCGCCGGTGATTGGCCGCCTCTCGCCGGCCTCGAGGATCTGCCTCCTCCGGCCGAGCCGGTGCTGCGCCAGGGCAGCGAAGGCTTGCGGCCGACGCCCTCGTCACCGCGCTGGGGCAGCGTGCGCTCGACCCGCCCGGCCTTGCGCTGGTGGCTCGGCGACCGGGCCGCCGCCACGGAGCCCGCCGCCCCGGAACCCGCCGCCACGGAGCCCGCCGAGGCGACCTTCGAGCTGCTGGTCGTCGACCAGCGAGACAACCTCCTGCTGCGTCGCACGGTGGCTGCGGCGGCGCGGCCGGACGGCGTCCTCGAAGCCGCCTGGCCCGCCGACGCTCCGGAGCTGCTGCGGGGAGCTCTCTACGCCTGGAAGGTCAACGTCACCTCTGGCGGCACCACCGCCGCCTCGGCCTTCGTGCCCTTCCGCGTCCTCAGCGACTCCGAAGTTCTCGAGCTAGCGCAGCGTCCCAGCGTCGATCCCGTCGCCGACAGCCTGCACCTGGCCACCCTCGGACTTTTCGACGAGGCCCTCGGCGGACTGCGCCAGGCGCCTGTCGACGAGGCCACCCGGGAGGCCTTGATCGCCGCCGTCACAGCGCGCAAGCGGCTTCCTCCGGCACCGTGAAGCTGACCGCCTGGCTTACCCTCGCGGCGCTCTTCGCGGTGCCGTCCCTGGTCGGGCAGAACGATCCCCTGGCCGACGCCCCGGCGCTTCTGCTACGCGACCCCGGCGCTGCCCTCGAGCTTGCCGAGGAGGTCCTCGCCGACACCGACGACGGTAGTGAGCTGGCAATTCGAGCCCGCCTGGTGATCGCCGAAGCCCAAGTCTGGCTGAGCGCGCCGCGGCTGGCCGTCGAAAACCTCGATCGGGCGATCGCCGAGGCCCAGCTCCTGGCGGCCAGGAGCTGGGAGGCGGAGGCCCGGTGGATCAAGGGCCGAGCCCTCAACCACCTGCAGAGCTACGCCGCCTCGCGCCAGTCCATCGATCACGCCGAGCAGATCTACCTCGAGCTCGGTGACGACCGTGGCCTGGCGGTCGTCGCCAGCCTGCGCAGCACGCGAGCCGCTCGCAAGGGAGAGT contains:
- the egtB gene encoding ergothioneine biosynthesis protein EgtB, which translates into the protein MISDLAHSAPLTDRFLAVRRQTEDLAAPLATEDYVVQSMPDVSPTKWHLAHVTWFFETFVLVPQAVGYEVVDPDYQFLFNSYYLGAGERHCRDQRGYLSRPTVEQVYTYRQRVDEAMAAFLDSLAGRHDSEAQEIHRVVEIGLHHEQQHQELLLTDIKHVLSVNPLRPAYDTSPRPATPAGSVEALRWLPYEAGLREIGHRPEDGFSFDNEGPRHRYFLEPFELADRLVTQGEFLEFLTDGGYRRGDLWLSEGWAQVQEAGWKAPFYWQERDGEWQVFTLHGLRPLEPSLPLAHISYFEADAYARWAGARLPSEFEWEAAAATLPRSGNFVESRALHPLPAADDGIAGPRQMFGDVWEWTASQYSPYPGYRPLDGTLGEYNGKFMSNKFVLRGGSCVTPGNHIRATYRNFFPADTCWQFSGLRLAR
- a CDS encoding sigma-70 family RNA polymerase sigma factor, whose protein sequence is MADEKDLLRRVVAREAGAEEEFVERYRDLVLGLAHGRLGLPREAAEELLQETMMRLWEKDHRALRAWRGQGKLSTYLTVITLRLARERAVGGMEPRRAEGPPPRPLPTPGESVEAQERWQSVRRAFAGGTPRDRLVLALRFLDERSPSEIAQLLGTRPGAARKAIHDALRRLRQRLRQGRPDLFRKQPSASPWLKGREP
- a CDS encoding zf-HC2 domain-containing protein — protein: MNDSRPPIPPSWPAAWRETPSRGDHLDDVTMAELLDGVLGDQDRQRAEEHLAHCPTCRSLANQASEALAVDPVATAPAGSPLRRRWLPLAAGLALIAVGSGWFLLQPDAGPTIADNPAPATAFGDATAALVERALAGDWPPLAGLEDLPPPAEPVLRQGSEGLRPTPSSPRWGSVRSTRPALRWWLGDRAAATEPAAPEPAATEPAEATFELLVVDQRDNLLLRRTVAAAARPDGVLEAAWPADAPELLRGALYAWKVNVTSGGTTAASAFVPFRVLSDSEVLELAQRPSVDPVADSLHLATLGLFDEALGGLRQAPVDEATREALIAAVTARKRLPPAP